A genomic stretch from Desulfolutivibrio sulfodismutans DSM 3696 includes:
- a CDS encoding phosphoglycerate kinase — protein sequence MGMKFLDQMDISGKRILLRVDYNVPLEGGRITDDLRIRASLPTVRYALDKGASLVMCSHLGKAKGKPDPKYSLAPAAARLSELIGRPVAMAPDCIGPEVEKMVAALKPGEVLMLENLRFHDGEEKNDPEFAKAMAAYGDLFVNDAFGTAHRPHASMVGFPKYAKAACAGFLLKKEWEYLGQAMEKPARPFVAVSGGAKVSSKLGVLKNLLAKVDRMVIGGAMANTFVAAQGFQVGASLVEPDLYEEAKSILALARDRKVSVYLPVDFAVSMDVGKPLGEMKPAGVFPYQDIPAEGMILDIGPTTARLFAQVLAPAKTVLWNGPMGAFENPDFAEGSLSIARALADLDAVTVVGGGDTDVVVHKAGLADRMTFISTGGGASMEFLEGKELPAFKALKEC from the coding sequence ATGGGCATGAAGTTTCTCGATCAAATGGACATCTCCGGAAAACGGATTTTACTTCGCGTGGATTATAATGTTCCCCTGGAGGGCGGACGCATCACCGACGACCTGCGCATCCGGGCCAGCCTGCCCACGGTGCGCTACGCCCTGGACAAGGGGGCCTCCCTGGTCATGTGCTCGCATCTGGGCAAGGCCAAGGGCAAACCCGACCCCAAATATTCCCTGGCCCCGGCTGCGGCGCGGCTGTCCGAGCTGATCGGGCGTCCCGTGGCCATGGCCCCGGACTGCATCGGCCCCGAGGTGGAGAAGATGGTGGCGGCGCTTAAGCCCGGCGAGGTGCTCATGCTTGAGAACCTGCGCTTCCACGACGGCGAGGAGAAAAACGATCCGGAATTCGCCAAGGCTATGGCGGCCTACGGCGACCTGTTCGTCAATGACGCCTTCGGCACGGCGCATAGGCCCCACGCCTCCATGGTGGGCTTCCCGAAATACGCCAAGGCCGCCTGCGCCGGCTTTTTGCTCAAAAAGGAATGGGAATACCTCGGGCAAGCCATGGAGAAACCGGCCCGGCCCTTTGTGGCCGTGTCCGGCGGGGCCAAGGTGTCCTCCAAGCTCGGGGTGCTGAAAAATTTGTTGGCCAAGGTGGACCGCATGGTCATCGGCGGGGCCATGGCCAACACCTTCGTGGCCGCCCAGGGCTTTCAGGTGGGCGCGTCGCTGGTCGAGCCGGACCTGTACGAAGAGGCCAAAAGCATCCTGGCTCTGGCCAGGGATCGCAAGGTAAGCGTCTACCTGCCCGTGGACTTCGCCGTCTCCATGGACGTCGGCAAGCCTCTGGGCGAGATGAAGCCCGCCGGGGTTTTTCCCTATCAGGACATCCCGGCCGAGGGCATGATCCTGGACATCGGGCCGACCACGGCGCGGCTGTTCGCCCAGGTTTTGGCCCCGGCCAAGACCGTGCTCTGGAACGGCCCCATGGGGGCCTTCGAGAATCCGGATTTCGCCGAAGGGTCGCTTTCCATCGCCCGGGCTCTGGCCGACCTCGACGCGGTGACCGTGGTGGGCGGCGGGGACACGGACGTGGTGGTGCACAAGGCCGGGCTGGCGGACAGGATGACGTTTATTTCCACCGGCGGCGGGGCCTCCATGGAATTTCTGGAGGGCAAGGAACTGCCCGCCTTCAAAGCCCTCAAGGAGTGCTAG
- a CDS encoding NUDIX hydrolase: protein MKRPAPKAPPVELVEYVDGNDRPLGVMPLSAVHRQSLPHRSVLVLLYDLRGKVYLQKRAATKQFYPGRYDVSASGHVRAGESRLEAALRELDEELGITAREMRVVATATASPLTGQEFVTLYHAGKTAAEPLPNPDEVSDGMFVDHAELAYMVERFRELLTPGLVHFFEQNAVFPAAR from the coding sequence ATGAAACGACCCGCCCCGAAAGCCCCCCCCGTGGAACTCGTGGAATATGTGGACGGAAACGACCGCCCCCTGGGGGTGATGCCCCTTTCCGCCGTCCATCGCCAGTCCCTGCCCCACCGTTCCGTGCTCGTTTTGCTCTACGACCTGCGCGGCAAGGTCTACCTGCAAAAGCGCGCCGCCACCAAGCAGTTCTATCCCGGCCGCTACGACGTCTCCGCCTCGGGGCATGTCAGGGCTGGGGAATCGCGGTTGGAGGCGGCCCTGCGCGAGCTTGACGAGGAACTGGGCATCACGGCCCGGGAGATGCGGGTGGTGGCCACGGCCACGGCCTCGCCCCTGACCGGGCAGGAGTTCGTGACCCTCTACCACGCCGGGAAAACCGCCGCCGAACCGCTCCCCAATCCCGACGAGGTTTCCGACGGCATGTTCGTGGACCACGCGGAACTGGCCTATATGGTGGAGCGCTTCCGGGAACTGCTCACCCCGGGGCTGGTCCATTTTTTCGAGCAAAACGCCGTGTTCCCGGCGGCCAGATAG
- a CDS encoding DMT family transporter: MKWPFLLMALTAGILIPVQAGINALLGRVAGGAEPAAFISFAVGTVVLAAYLLVFRIPMPLGQTFAVSPWWYWTGGAFGAFFVAASVVLVPKLGAGVMISVIIAGQIVASLALDHFGVLGYPVRPLDLQRIIGAALLAAGVFLIKG; this comes from the coding sequence ATGAAGTGGCCTTTTCTCCTCATGGCGCTTACGGCGGGCATCCTGATCCCGGTCCAGGCGGGCATCAACGCCCTTTTGGGACGGGTTGCGGGCGGGGCCGAGCCCGCCGCATTCATCTCCTTTGCGGTGGGGACGGTGGTCCTGGCCGCCTACCTGCTGGTGTTTCGCATTCCCATGCCCCTTGGCCAGACCTTTGCCGTCTCGCCCTGGTGGTACTGGACCGGCGGGGCCTTCGGGGCCTTTTTTGTGGCCGCCTCGGTGGTCCTGGTTCCCAAGCTTGGAGCCGGGGTCATGATCTCGGTGATCATCGCCGGGCAGATCGTGGCCTCCCTGGCCCTGGATCATTTCGGCGTCCTCGGCTATCCCGTGCGGCCCCTGGACCTGCAACGGATCATCGGCGCGGCGCTATTGGCCGCCGGGGTGTTTTTGATCAAGGGATAG
- a CDS encoding YccF domain-containing protein: MAPVNFLLNILWLLLGGFWMAVGWYLSGILMFVTIIGIPWGRSCFVIGTLSLWPFGKEVVNRELVTGREDLGTGGLGLLGNIIWFVLAGIWLAIGHVLAAALNFVTIIGIPFGFQHLKLAMLAMAPIGKTVVDKTYN; this comes from the coding sequence ATGGCCCCGGTCAATTTTTTGTTGAACATCCTGTGGCTTCTGCTCGGCGGTTTTTGGATGGCCGTGGGGTGGTACCTATCGGGCATCCTCATGTTCGTGACCATCATCGGCATCCCCTGGGGCCGGTCCTGCTTTGTCATCGGCACCCTGTCCCTGTGGCCTTTCGGCAAGGAAGTGGTCAACCGGGAGTTGGTCACCGGGCGTGAGGATCTGGGAACGGGCGGGCTTGGCCTTCTGGGCAACATCATCTGGTTCGTCCTGGCCGGAATCTGGCTGGCCATCGGGCATGTCCTGGCCGCCGCGCTCAACTTCGTGACGATCATCGGGATTCCCTTCGGATTTCAGCATTTGAAGCTGGCCATGCTGGCCATGGCGCCCATTGGGAAGACGGTGGTGGATAAAACATACAATTGA
- a CDS encoding rhodanese-like domain-containing protein: MPKDMPGATDQVVTQSADEVRRFLAGQPPDAVNLVDVRQDWEYREFHLPGARLVPLGELPDRLPELDREKTTVTYCRSGHRSAAAAAILAGQGFSPVVNMAGGVLAWRGAGAVGPTEQGVGFLPPTASPEAIFQTAYVMEVRLGAFYHAQAEQAADPELADTLRRLAGFEDKHKAMVLALWRKSGAAVPDAATLNAAVSENPPGAALEGGFSGEAYLSGRGGAPEDLRDVLELAMAVEAQAQDLYLRCARAALSEDSREALLRLSREEKGHLAALSALLDRMSQNNEP; encoded by the coding sequence ATGCCGAAAGACATGCCGGGTGCGACGGACCAGGTGGTCACCCAGAGCGCCGACGAGGTGCGCCGGTTTCTGGCGGGACAACCGCCGGATGCGGTCAATCTGGTGGATGTGCGCCAGGACTGGGAATACCGGGAATTTCATCTGCCCGGGGCGCGGCTTGTGCCCCTGGGGGAACTGCCGGATCGCCTTCCCGAGCTGGACCGGGAAAAAACCACGGTGACCTATTGCCGTTCCGGCCATCGCAGCGCCGCTGCTGCGGCGATTTTGGCCGGTCAGGGATTTTCCCCGGTGGTGAACATGGCCGGTGGGGTGCTGGCCTGGCGCGGGGCCGGGGCCGTCGGCCCAACGGAGCAGGGGGTCGGGTTTTTGCCGCCAACGGCGAGCCCCGAGGCCATTTTCCAGACGGCCTACGTCATGGAGGTCCGCCTTGGCGCGTTCTACCACGCCCAGGCCGAACAGGCCGCCGATCCCGAACTGGCGGACACCCTTCGCCGACTGGCCGGGTTTGAGGACAAGCATAAGGCCATGGTCCTGGCCCTGTGGCGCAAAAGCGGGGCGGCGGTTCCGGATGCGGCGACGCTTAATGCCGCCGTGTCCGAAAACCCGCCGGGTGCGGCCCTGGAAGGGGGATTTTCCGGCGAGGCCTATCTTTCCGGACGCGGCGGGGCCCCGGAAGACCTGCGCGACGTCCTGGAGCTGGCCATGGCCGTGGAGGCCCAGGCCCAGGATCTGTACCTCCGGTGCGCCCGGGCGGCCCTCTCCGAGGACAGCCGCGAGGCCCTGTTGCGCCTTTCCCGCGAAGAAAAGGGACATCTGGCGGCCCTGTCGGCGCTTTTGGACCGGATGTCGCAAAATAACGAACCCTAA
- a CDS encoding N-formylglutamate amidohydrolase gives MADAQAARANTGQSAGTTGKGHGGPSGGLPDGLRGHAAAVVVTCEHGGNRVPPEVACLFTTTGDHLAGHGGYDAGALEMARAFAAAFAAPLFFTTVTRLVVDQNRSLSHPKHFSKYTKGLPEAERQALLDAHYHPMRRETREAVSSAIARGRTVVHLASHSFVPVLHGVSRTMDIGLLYDPSREGERALCAAWKDRLKARRPWLRVRRNAPYKGVSDGHVTALRRLFPAGYLGIELEVNQRFVAEDRPAFDDLLLVVPDTFAEALADIGLVCGDTPPPSS, from the coding sequence ATGGCTGACGCCCAGGCGGCGCGGGCCAACACAGGGCAGTCCGCCGGGACGACCGGCAAGGGCCATGGCGGGCCATCTGGCGGGTTGCCCGACGGGTTGCGTGGCCATGCGGCGGCCGTGGTGGTCACCTGCGAGCACGGCGGCAACCGGGTGCCGCCCGAGGTGGCCTGCCTGTTCACCACCACGGGCGATCATCTGGCCGGGCACGGCGGCTACGACGCCGGAGCCCTGGAGATGGCCCGGGCCTTTGCCGCCGCATTCGCCGCGCCGCTTTTTTTCACCACCGTGACCCGTCTGGTGGTTGACCAGAACCGCTCCCTCAGCCATCCCAAACACTTTTCCAAGTATACCAAGGGGCTTCCCGAGGCCGAGCGGCAGGCCCTCCTCGACGCCCACTACCACCCCATGCGCCGGGAGACGCGTGAGGCCGTGTCATCGGCCATCGCCCGGGGGCGAACCGTGGTCCATCTGGCCTCGCACAGTTTCGTGCCGGTCTTGCACGGCGTGTCCCGGACCATGGACATCGGGCTTTTGTACGATCCCTCCCGGGAAGGGGAACGGGCCCTGTGCGCGGCCTGGAAAGACCGCCTCAAGGCCCGGCGGCCCTGGCTCCGGGTGCGCCGCAACGCGCCCTACAAAGGCGTCTCCGACGGGCATGTCACGGCGCTTCGCAGGTTGTTCCCGGCGGGCTACCTGGGCATCGAACTGGAGGTGAACCAGCGGTTCGTCGCAGAGGACCGGCCCGCCTTCGACGATCTGCTGCTCGTTGTGCCCGACACCTTCGCCGAGGCCCTGGCCGACATCGGCCTTGTCTGCGGCGACACGCCGCCGCCGTCGTCTTGA
- a CDS encoding carboxylate-amine ligase — MSGGAFHLFQVTGLEIEYMIVDAATLGVLPRADLVLRDAAGAAVSDVEHDDISWSNELVSHVIELKTSGPVPRLAGAAAAFQDHVRRISAILAPHGARLLPTGAHPFMDPALETVLWPHEYGPVYGAFDRIFGCRGHGWSNLQSMHINLPFCGDEEFGRLHAAVRLLLPLMPALTASTPVLDGRVTGLLDSRMGFYGKNSVRVPSVAGLVVPEPIFDEASYRRDIFERMYRDMAPLDPEGLLCDEFLNARGAIARFDRGAIEIRVLDTQECPAADVAVAGLIRGALLSLAEGRAGDIGRYRDMDTARLADILRVVIRDADTAVVDDPDFQAALGLPVGRITAADAWRALHAAARPDMERDPLWDAPLGTILTRGCLARRILAALHGDVSRPNLAAVYRRLADCLEAGEVFDG; from the coding sequence GTGAGCGGGGGCGCCTTCCATCTTTTCCAGGTCACGGGACTTGAGATCGAATACATGATCGTGGACGCGGCGACCCTGGGGGTGCTGCCCCGGGCCGATCTCGTCCTGCGCGATGCGGCCGGGGCGGCGGTCTCGGACGTGGAGCATGACGACATCTCCTGGTCCAACGAACTGGTGTCCCACGTCATTGAGCTCAAGACCTCGGGCCCGGTCCCGCGTCTGGCCGGGGCGGCGGCGGCCTTCCAGGACCACGTCCGGCGCATAAGCGCCATCCTGGCCCCACACGGGGCCAGACTTCTGCCCACCGGAGCCCATCCCTTCATGGACCCGGCCCTGGAAACGGTGCTGTGGCCCCATGAATACGGCCCGGTCTACGGAGCCTTCGACCGCATTTTCGGGTGCCGGGGACATGGCTGGTCCAATCTGCAAAGCATGCACATCAATCTGCCGTTTTGCGGCGACGAGGAGTTCGGCCGCCTGCATGCCGCCGTGCGTTTGCTTTTGCCGCTGATGCCCGCCCTGACCGCCTCCACGCCGGTCCTGGACGGCCGCGTCACCGGCCTGCTCGACAGCCGCATGGGCTTTTACGGGAAAAATTCCGTCCGGGTGCCGTCCGTGGCCGGTCTGGTGGTTCCCGAGCCGATTTTCGACGAGGCGTCCTACCGCCGGGACATTTTCGAGCGCATGTATCGGGACATGGCCCCCCTGGACCCCGAGGGCCTGTTGTGCGACGAATTCCTCAATGCCCGGGGGGCCATCGCCCGTTTCGACCGTGGGGCCATCGAGATCCGCGTCCTGGACACCCAGGAATGCCCGGCCGCCGACGTGGCCGTGGCCGGGCTGATCCGTGGCGCGCTTCTCTCCCTGGCCGAAGGCCGGGCCGGGGATATCGGGCGATACCGGGACATGGATACGGCGCGTCTGGCGGACATCCTGCGCGTGGTCATCCGCGACGCGGACACGGCGGTCGTCGACGACCCGGACTTTCAGGCGGCGCTTGGGCTGCCGGTCGGCCGGATCACGGCCGCCGACGCTTGGAGGGCCCTTCATGCAGCAGCCCGGCCGGACATGGAGCGCGATCCGCTCTGGGACGCGCCCCTTGGGACCATCCTGACCCGGGGGTGTCTGGCCCGGCGCATCCTGGCCGCCCTTCACGGCGACGTCTCGCGGCCCAATCTGGCGGCCGTCTACCGGCGGCTGGCCGACTGCCTGGAGGCCGGGGAGGTCTTTGATGGCTGA
- a CDS encoding RimK family protein has product MSVLVVIENPEECSLVFSGVEPVAARSYLADDSFPALKGVKIFNLCKSYRYQSIGYYVSLLAEARGHKPVPGIVTIQDMKSQSIIRLVSGELEEVIGRQLVDQEPRKISVNIYFGKTPDKMFEPVASRLFKSFPAPFLRADFGCSACWNLQNISPISVKDIPAADREFAQSVASEFFAGKKLVIPKRPVNRYDLAILYDPAEKHPPSNQKALKKFVKAAETVGLGTELITRDDSNRLSEFDALFIRETTSVDHHTYRIARKALAEGLVVIDDPESILRCSNKVYLAELMTRYRVPVPKTLIVHSKNIDQVLDEFSLPVVLKQPDSAFSQGVVLARDKDKLLKEVKRLLSKSELVIAQEYVPSTFDWRIGILDRRPLFACKYHMAAKHWQILRKDGSGREVYGKVETLPVTKAPKTVVRMALKAANLIGDGLYGVDLKQIGKKVYVIEVNDNPNIDAGYEDEVLQDELYLRIMEVFLKRIETRKAGSMVP; this is encoded by the coding sequence GTGTCTGTTTTGGTGGTCATTGAAAATCCCGAGGAATGTTCCCTGGTCTTTTCGGGAGTCGAGCCCGTGGCCGCACGGTCCTATCTGGCCGACGACTCCTTTCCGGCGCTCAAGGGCGTCAAGATCTTCAACCTGTGCAAATCCTACCGCTACCAGAGCATCGGCTACTATGTCTCGCTTCTGGCCGAGGCCAGGGGGCACAAGCCCGTGCCGGGCATCGTCACCATTCAGGACATGAAGTCCCAGAGCATCATCCGCCTGGTCTCCGGCGAGCTTGAGGAGGTCATCGGTCGGCAACTGGTGGACCAGGAGCCGCGCAAGATCAGCGTGAACATCTACTTCGGCAAGACCCCGGACAAGATGTTCGAGCCCGTGGCCTCAAGGCTTTTCAAGTCCTTTCCGGCCCCGTTTTTGCGCGCCGATTTCGGCTGCTCGGCCTGCTGGAATTTGCAGAACATCTCGCCCATAAGCGTCAAGGACATCCCGGCGGCGGATCGGGAATTCGCCCAGTCTGTGGCCTCGGAGTTTTTCGCAGGAAAGAAGTTGGTCATCCCCAAGCGGCCTGTCAACCGCTACGACCTGGCCATTCTCTACGACCCGGCCGAGAAACACCCTCCCTCGAACCAGAAGGCCTTGAAAAAGTTCGTCAAGGCCGCCGAGACCGTGGGCCTTGGCACGGAACTGATCACCCGCGACGACTCCAACCGCCTCTCCGAATTCGACGCCCTGTTCATCCGCGAAACCACAAGCGTGGACCACCACACCTACCGCATCGCCCGCAAGGCCCTGGCCGAAGGGCTGGTGGTCATCGACGATCCGGAATCCATCCTGCGCTGCTCCAACAAGGTCTATCTGGCCGAGCTCATGACCCGCTACCGGGTTCCCGTGCCCAAGACACTCATCGTGCACAGCAAGAACATCGATCAGGTTCTGGACGAATTCTCCCTGCCCGTCGTGCTTAAACAGCCGGACAGCGCCTTTTCCCAGGGCGTGGTCCTGGCCCGGGACAAGGACAAGCTCCTCAAAGAGGTGAAGCGCCTTTTGTCCAAGTCCGAACTGGTCATTGCCCAGGAATATGTGCCGTCCACCTTTGACTGGCGCATCGGCATCCTGGACCGGCGACCCCTTTTCGCCTGCAAGTACCACATGGCCGCCAAGCACTGGCAGATCCTTCGCAAGGACGGGTCCGGCCGGGAGGTCTACGGCAAGGTGGAGACCTTGCCCGTAACCAAGGCCCCGAAAACCGTGGTGCGCATGGCCCTAAAGGCCGCCAACCTCATCGGCGACGGTCTCTACGGCGTGGACCTCAAGCAGATCGGCAAGAAGGTCTACGTCATCGAGGTCAACGACAATCCCAACATCGACGCCGGATACGAGGACGAGGTGCTCCAGGACGAGCTGTACCTGCGCATCATGGAGGTCTTTTTGAAACGCATTGAGACCCGCAAGGCCGGGAGCATGGTCCCGTGA
- a CDS encoding peptidase-C39 like family protein — MESKLGIDILPQPDDITCGPTCLHAVYHYYGDRIPLERVIREVPTLEGGGTLGVLLGSHALARGYGARLYTFNLRVFDPTWFGPGAPDMADRLIERMGASVDPKLRLASRAYLRFLRRGGEIVFEDLSAVLIRSLLNRGLPILTGLSATYLYRTPRERDDETGKIVYDDVHGEPSGHFVVMSGYDKETRLTRIADPLLPNPMSDGQYYDVPLNRLICAVMLGVLTYDANMLVVFPRRVKTKKRKSRR, encoded by the coding sequence ATGGAATCCAAACTCGGCATCGACATCCTCCCCCAACCGGACGACATCACCTGCGGGCCCACCTGCCTGCACGCGGTCTATCATTATTATGGAGACCGCATCCCCCTGGAGCGGGTCATCCGGGAAGTCCCCACCCTTGAGGGCGGCGGCACGCTGGGGGTGCTGCTCGGCAGCCACGCCCTGGCCCGGGGCTACGGGGCCAGGCTTTATACGTTCAATTTGCGGGTCTTCGACCCCACCTGGTTCGGTCCCGGAGCGCCGGACATGGCCGACCGGCTCATCGAGCGTATGGGGGCCAGCGTCGATCCCAAACTCAGGCTGGCCTCCCGGGCCTATCTGCGGTTTCTGCGGCGCGGCGGGGAAATCGTCTTCGAGGATCTTTCCGCTGTGCTTATCCGCTCCCTGCTGAACCGGGGCCTGCCCATCCTCACGGGCCTGTCGGCCACCTACCTGTACCGCACGCCACGGGAACGCGACGACGAGACCGGAAAGATCGTGTACGACGACGTGCATGGCGAACCGTCCGGACACTTCGTGGTCATGAGCGGCTACGACAAGGAGACGCGCCTGACGCGCATCGCCGATCCGCTTTTGCCCAATCCCATGAGCGACGGCCAATACTACGACGTGCCGCTCAATCGGCTTATCTGCGCCGTCATGCTGGGCGTTTTGACCTATGACGCCAACATGCTGGTGGTCTTTCCTCGCCGGGTGAAAACCAAAAAACGCAAATCCAGGAGATAA
- a CDS encoding glutamate synthase codes for MCRLFALTSQEPVSPMLAVNALNVMKEGHDGSGVGLFMSGLGGPFGQMPDCPILSGIFTDKGLRLLDEYAMSKGFLAKHTVAITPKNDPPAGTPRRGTYLARAYEPSAQWKDLPRDKREAALVQARLDLRHMGADNEDVKVFSFWPDTVMIKEVGDPVTVAEYLGLDREEFFAKRILAQGRQNTNYAINLYACHPFFIQGISTMTNGENTAFVPIREYLLSRGVIGYEGYQSDSEVFTHILHFTLNRLGLGIEAYKHVITPLADQELESHPDRAFLSNIKNVCRKLTIDGPNCVIGCTPDGSMFMVQDRKKLRPGVVGGRPGIFAFSSEICGLNEAIPERDRSKDFQPMYLDTAIVGPDCREVKICRQSQSLLRPH; via the coding sequence ATGTGTCGCCTTTTCGCCCTCACCAGCCAGGAGCCGGTTTCGCCCATGCTGGCCGTCAACGCCCTAAACGTCATGAAGGAAGGCCATGACGGTTCCGGCGTGGGCCTCTTCATGAGCGGCCTCGGCGGTCCCTTCGGCCAGATGCCGGACTGCCCCATCCTTTCCGGAATTTTCACCGATAAGGGCCTGCGGCTTCTGGACGAATACGCCATGAGCAAAGGCTTTCTGGCCAAGCACACCGTAGCCATCACGCCCAAAAACGATCCCCCGGCCGGAACCCCCCGGCGCGGAACCTACCTGGCCCGGGCCTACGAGCCCTCGGCCCAGTGGAAGGATCTGCCCAGGGACAAGCGCGAGGCCGCCCTGGTCCAGGCCAGGCTCGACCTGCGCCACATGGGCGCGGACAACGAGGACGTCAAGGTCTTCAGTTTCTGGCCGGACACGGTGATGATCAAAGAGGTGGGCGATCCGGTGACCGTGGCCGAATACCTGGGGCTCGACCGCGAGGAGTTTTTCGCCAAGCGCATCCTGGCCCAGGGGCGGCAGAACACCAACTACGCCATCAACCTCTATGCCTGCCATCCCTTTTTCATCCAGGGCATAAGCACCATGACCAACGGGGAAAACACGGCCTTCGTGCCCATCCGGGAATACCTGTTGTCCCGGGGCGTCATCGGCTACGAGGGGTACCAGTCCGACTCCGAGGTCTTCACCCATATCCTGCACTTCACCCTGAACCGGCTGGGACTCGGCATCGAGGCCTACAAGCACGTCATCACCCCCCTGGCCGACCAGGAACTGGAGAGCCACCCCGACCGGGCGTTTCTTTCCAACATCAAGAACGTGTGCCGCAAGCTGACCATCGACGGCCCCAATTGCGTCATCGGCTGCACCCCGGACGGGTCCATGTTCATGGTCCAGGACCGCAAGAAACTCCGGCCCGGCGTGGTGGGCGGCCGTCCCGGCATCTTCGCCTTCTCCTCGGAGATCTGCGGCCTCAACGAGGCCATCCCCGAGCGTGACCGGAGCAAGGATTTCCAACCCATGTATCTCGATACGGCCATTGTCGGGCCGGATTGCCGTGAGGTGAAAATATGCCGTCAGAGCCAGTCATTACTCCGTCCACACTGA
- a CDS encoding glutamate synthase-related protein: MPSEPVITPSTLSLKDLPWVLDWDKSTCTLCGRCTAVCPVSAIELGVFRKRELSVSVGLKNKPGQSVTVYQGIRQRTDPAYRCIGCGMCNMVCPNNAIQPTSHPEATTLKFHNNRGGQPRTRGGRRNATGSLLDQIKFIRISMLTDPALDAGRHEFELRTLLGRILPPEEGMAAFAQGRWTPPVREIYPLMIGGMSFGALSPNMWEGLQMGVAYLNEELNMPVRMCTGEGGCPPRLLRSRFIKYVILQIASGYFGWDEIIHAIPQMKEDPCAVEIKYGQGAKPGDGGLLMWHKVNKLIAAIRGVPPGVSLPSPPTHQTKYSIEEAVAKMIQSMSMAWGFRVPVYPKISGTTSAGAVLNNLVRNPFAAGLAIDGEDGGTGAAYAVSMDHMGHPIASNLRDCYLSLVEQGRQNEIPLIAGGGIGKNGNLAANAASLIMLGASAVQVGKYIMQSAAGCVGSEIDRCNVCNIGVCPKGITSQDPRVYRRLDPEKVAERLVDTFVAFDVELRKIVAPLGRSTSLPIGMSDALGISDYHAAERLKIKYVV; encoded by the coding sequence ATGCCGTCAGAGCCAGTCATTACTCCGTCCACACTGAGCCTCAAGGATCTCCCCTGGGTGCTTGACTGGGACAAGTCCACCTGCACCCTGTGCGGGCGGTGTACCGCCGTGTGCCCGGTGAGCGCCATCGAGCTCGGGGTGTTCCGCAAGCGGGAGCTGTCCGTCTCCGTGGGACTCAAAAACAAGCCCGGCCAAAGCGTCACGGTCTACCAGGGCATCCGGCAGCGCACGGACCCGGCCTACCGGTGCATCGGCTGCGGCATGTGCAACATGGTCTGCCCCAACAACGCCATCCAGCCCACGTCGCACCCCGAGGCCACCACGCTGAAGTTCCACAACAACCGTGGCGGCCAGCCCCGCACCCGGGGCGGACGGCGCAACGCCACCGGCAGCCTGCTGGACCAGATCAAGTTCATCCGCATCTCCATGCTCACGGACCCGGCCCTGGACGCCGGACGCCACGAGTTCGAGCTGCGCACGCTTTTGGGCCGCATTCTGCCCCCTGAAGAGGGCATGGCCGCCTTCGCGCAAGGTCGCTGGACCCCGCCGGTGCGCGAGATCTATCCGCTGATGATCGGCGGCATGTCGTTTGGGGCCCTGTCCCCCAACATGTGGGAAGGCCTCCAGATGGGCGTGGCCTATTTGAACGAGGAGCTGAACATGCCCGTGCGCATGTGCACCGGCGAGGGCGGCTGCCCGCCCCGGCTCCTGCGCTCGCGCTTCATCAAATACGTCATTTTACAGATCGCCAGCGGCTATTTCGGCTGGGACGAGATCATCCACGCCATCCCCCAGATGAAGGAAGACCCCTGCGCCGTGGAGATCAAGTACGGCCAGGGGGCCAAGCCCGGCGACGGCGGGCTTCTCATGTGGCACAAGGTCAACAAGCTCATCGCGGCCATCCGGGGCGTGCCCCCGGGCGTGAGCCTGCCCAGCCCCCCCACCCACCAGACCAAGTACTCCATCGAGGAGGCCGTGGCCAAGATGATCCAGTCCATGTCCATGGCCTGGGGATTCCGGGTTCCGGTCTATCCCAAGATATCCGGCACCACCTCGGCCGGGGCGGTCTTAAACAACCTGGTGCGCAACCCCTTCGCCGCAGGCCTGGCCATCGACGGCGAGGACGGCGGCACCGGCGCGGCCTACGCCGTGTCCATGGACCACATGGGGCATCCCATCGCCTCCAACCTGCGCGACTGCTACCTGTCGCTGGTGGAACAGGGCCGTCAGAACGAGATTCCGCTCATCGCCGGAGGCGGCATCGGCAAAAACGGCAACCTGGCCGCCAACGCCGCGTCGCTGATCATGCTCGGGGCCAGCGCCGTGCAGGTGGGCAAGTACATCATGCAGTCCGCAGCCGGTTGCGTAGGCTCGGAGATCGACCGCTGCAACGTGTGCAACATCGGCGTCTGCCCCAAGGGCATCACCTCCCAGGATCCCCGGGTTTATCGCCGCCTGGACCCGGAGAAGGTGGCCGAACGGCTGGTGGACACCTTCGTGGCCTTCGACGTGGAACTGCGAAAGATCGTGGCCCCGCTTGGCCGCTCCACCTCGTTGCCCATCGGCATGTCCGACGCCCTGGGGATCAGCGACTATCACGCCGCCGAGCGGCTCAAGATCAAATACGTGGTCTAG